The DNA sequence TTTTTAAATAACGGGTAGTCAACGAGCAATTTCGTGTTTACTCATCAATCCTTAATATTCTACCATAATTTTGCTATTAGAGGTGTAATTTCTGTGCATTTTTTAAAAATGAATTTACTTCTCCCAACAGTTTAATTCATAGGGAAATTGATATGCCAATGAAAAAAGTGAAAGATAGTATTCTCACAGATGACAAGGACACGCTTTTGTCAGAAATTGAATTATTGCAAAAGCAAATTAGAAGGTTGAAGCTTGAAAAAGATATATTGGAAGGAACAACTGAAATAATAAAAAAAGATCAGGGCATCGATCCCAAAATCTGACCAATAAAGAGAGATCAAACCTAGTCGACGCCCTAAAAAGCAATTATACTCTAAATGAGCTACTAGAGTACCTTGAAATTGCTCGTAGCAGTTACTATTATCACTGTACGATAGCATCGGAGCCAGATAAATATAAAGAGGTAAGAGAACACATTATTAAGCTATTCATGCATTACTTTCAAGGGAAGGAATTCGTATTTCAGAAAAGGTTGTACGTCGTATAATGCATGAAGCTAATCTTGTCGTCGTAAGAAACCAAGACGTAAGTATAATTCGTATCAAGGGGAAGACTGCCCTGCAGCAACTAATTTAATAGAAAGAAATTTTCGTGCGGATGCACCTAATATAAATGGCTTACTGATATTACTGA is a window from the Candidatus Delongbacteria bacterium genome containing:
- a CDS encoding transposase, which codes for MHALLSREGIRISEKVVRRIMHEANLVVVRNQDVSIIRIKGKTALQQLI